The Parafrankia discariae genomic sequence GGCGTACTTCGCCGCCCGGCTGCCGGCCCTGCTGCGCGTCGCGTACCTGCTGACCGGCGACGCGGCCGAGGCGGAGGACCTGGCGCAGACGGCACTGGCCCGTACCTTCGTCGCCTGGCGGAAGGTCCGGGTGTGCGACTCCCCGGACGCCTACGTGCGGCGAATCCTCGTCAACGCTCATCGGCGACGGTTCCGCGGCCGCCGGGTGGTCGAGACGCTGATGCCCATGGTGCCCGACAGGCTGGTCGGCGGGTCCGCCGGTGAGCTGGCGGCGGTGGAGGACCGGGCGGGGCTCGCGACGGCGCTGGCCGCCCTGCCGACGCGGCAGCGGGCCGTCGTGGTGCTGCGTTACTGCGAGGACCTGTCCGAGGCCCGCGTCGCGGAGATCCTCGGCTGCTCGGTCGGGACTGTGAAGAC encodes the following:
- a CDS encoding SigE family RNA polymerase sigma factor, translated to MDDDEHDEFRAYFAARLPALLRVAYLLTGDAAEAEDLAQTALARTFVAWRKVRVCDSPDAYVRRILVNAHRRRFRGRRVVETLMPMVPDRLVGGSAGELAAVEDRAGLATALAALPTRQRAVVVLRYCEDLSEARVAEILGCSVGTVKTHASRGLARLRADPSLKTAMGPRSDDVRQPPGSGGGGAVSPRLGSSELDVTRGGAA